In Betta splendens chromosome 1, fBetSpl5.4, whole genome shotgun sequence, the genomic stretch aacaaaaacattgtgcGTTGCCACAAATGTGCTTTGCACCGTTTCCTCTCGTGTGTCTGACTAAGGTTTTATTAGCTTTCCACTGGTTTTTGCATACAGTAGCCAGATTTAGCTGCTGTCCAAGGCCACACGAGTTTGAGCTTCTTGTTTTAGCAAACGCACAAACAACCAAATAAACGCGTCTACCCCCAGTAAGCTAAGGATGATAATCTAAAACCATGCGCTTGGAACCACAGCGGCTGTCGTCAGTCCTACAGTGGCCTCACTTTTAGAGTCTTTTTAATTAGAAACTCAGAGGGTATAATCTGCTCTCTGAATATATAATTAGACATGCGTGTTTGTTTTTGGGCCGTTTAGTTTGTCTGGGCTTTAAGCACGTTTCTTTGGCTAATCAAGAACTAGCTCATGTCTACACTGTCAATGCTAACGCATCCCGCTACTCGTCTGCTGCTAGCGGAGCCCGATAACGAATTTAATCTTCCAATGCCCCTCTCTCTACAGCCAAGGATCACCAGACTTACTCTAGAGTTTTTATTATTAGGCCAGACACATGTGAACAGTGAGGCCACAATCTATTTCCTCTAGTTGGATCGCTTGTGCACGCTAATCACTGACACAACAATAAATGGGGAGGTGCACGGTTTATTGCTTCTATAATTCTTGGGGAACCAAGCGGAATGTGTTTGAAAGCTGTTGGCCTCATGACCAGGGTTTCAGGATTTGCATGTACTTTGGGAGACAGCAACAGctacaatactgtatgtggaaatgATCGCTTGCTTGCATCCCCTGATATGTTGTACTGTACCTCTGACTGGCTCCACAAAAGATTGTAGTGGACCTCACAGCATTAAACTACTTTCATTACtataactaaataaaaatgcaatCACAGCCAATCACTTCTATAAAATGACAGTGTGCTCAGTGCATTTGCATCCCATGCTTTCTGTATTTTCAGCACCACATTCCATTTTGCAAAATTGTAAAATCAACAAATAAATGTGACTCAACACAAACCACTGTCATATTCTCATACGTTTTAATACTGCTCTTTTCTTCAGCAATGCTTTTCTGAAAAACACGTACACGAAAATGTAACAAACGCAGAACATTAAGAAAAAGATACAACGTTCCCTAAATAAACAGGGAAGGTATTGTAACAAGCACATTGAAACTATTTCAAACATTTCCTGCTCCTCTCACTGTCCAGAGCAACAGAGTTCCAGTTGATATATTGGGCGAAAGCAGATATTAgagcatctgtgtctgtgtttatactGGAAGTTAGACAGCGAAGAAAGTGATCAAGCCAAAGGATGGTAGGTGGATTTTGGACAGTTCTGGAGAGAGGAAAGTGGGCTCAAATATTAATCTGAGAATGTACGTAGTGTggggaaagacacacacacacacacacacacacacacacacacacacacacacacacacacacacacacacacacacacactacaacaaAGGAAGGCATTGGTTATAAACCTGGCTGAAATCATTACATTCCACTTCatgtctttttgtgtttgtaatgtaaTATCTCAGTAGAATCTTGTGAGACAACGTACTGTAAAAGCCCTTTTGTTCTAAACATATGCACCAGGTAATACGAGACTTCAAGACACCAGTAAGGCTCTGCAACAGCGTTGCTAAGGCATGTCTTTGTAAACCTAAAATCATTTGTATTTTAAGATTATTGAGGTTTTTCTTAAGTAGAAAAGtattcaaaaacacaaagtaacaTTAAAGGTTGTTAATATTCTTAGCCCCAACATGGACAGAAGAATACAAGTAGGCGAATTTAACCTGAACTTATCACAGtcttcaaacacacaagtcaaTAAAAGCTGTTGACTAAAAACATGCTGGATGCACGAAGTTAAGACAGAACCAGCGACAGAGTGAAGCTAAGGAAACACTGTCTAGACCTTACCTTGGAAACAATATGGTCAGCAACACTGAGAGGAGACACACAATTCTGCCTGGAGTCACTTTGAACTCACCACACGTGTTCTGCTTTATGGGAGTTGGCTTTGAATGGCGTCGGTTGCTTTGGCGGTCAAATAGTCTGAGGCTTGTCTCCACAGCGTCTTTAAGGAGCGCTGGCAGAGGTCTGGCAGGGCCAATATTGTGTTTGACACTCCACGGTTACATTCACATTCTCTATATTGTTGGAAAATCTTCCTGTATATAACGCAGCGATGACAGAACATTTTATGGATGCACATTTAAAACTTGTGCAAATATTAATTTCTGAACTTAATGCAAGAAAATCAGGGCAGTTTTAGCTGCATAAcactaaaaatacaaacaaattgTCAGTTCCATGACTTGAGCTATTTTAAACAATAGGGAAACTTAAAAAGAAATACTGACTAGACATCAACAACAAAAGACGTGATACAAACACAAGCGAAGGGAAACATTGTAGATCTCATGACACTGATGTTTCGAATGGTCCATgtgaaaaaaatgattaaatcGTGTCAAGATAAAACATGGACTTCAGAAAGTTGGATGAGCGGTCTGGGACTGGGAcgtggaaaacaaaaaaatgaagttCAGTGCATTTTTTGTACAACCTCCAAAGAGCAGCTGGACGCGGTCAAATCCTCATTTGTACCATGCGGACCTCCAGCCAAGCCAAGTCTGCACCACTCTGTACCActcacatctgctcctctgtcaccTACTTCTGTAGCCGATGCTACGGCACATCCCAAATCCAGCAATAGGATTACAGCTCATTCATATACTTGTTTAACAAAAGAACATTGGAAAATAAGCAGTCCGTTACAGTCACAtccatttctgctgcttgtaAGACCTTGTAATCTATTGCACTCAGTTTAACCTCTCGGTGAGGTTTAACCACCATCGAACTTGCTCGACATCATCTCCAGCTTGATACCTTGCAACCACACTCTGCTTATTATTCCACAGCGATTTAGCACATTTTCAATATGCTCTAATCCTAGGTTCAATCCCAAATGTGTAAGTGCAACCACAAAATGTGAATGTTAATGAGACGTAGAAGGATCTCAGAGGTTCTGATGGCCAAGCTTAGTGTACACAGTCTTTTCCAAGAGTCTATCATGTGGCATCTTAGAAGTAAGATGGTTTTATAAAAGCTACGTTGTTATTTGACTGGCAGTGACCTTGCATCAAGGGTACCTCATAGTCCAAACCCCCATTTTGTTGCATAGATGGAggcagctgaggattgctgtgACAGCGGTCAATCTCTGGCTGTTTGCTGGGAAGTGAACATGTTCCCCCATTCTCCAGGCAAGCTTTAATCCCCTCCAGCTCCATGGGGTCTGACTCACTCGGGCCGagctcaagctccagtcctGCCATGGCCTGCCTTCTCTTCCGCAGACAGATTATCATTCCAGCCACCACTGCCAACCCCAGCACCAAAGCCAGTGCAGCCAGTGCAGGAATGATGGTGTCTGTTAGTCGACTCTGTGGCTTTATCTGGGGCCCAGAGGTTGTCACCAGAACCCCTTCGGTACGAGCCTCTGTACACGACAATGTTTCTACGGTGCTGTTGGACCTAGAGCTGATTTTTTCTCCCAGGGGGCTGGCACAAACTGAATAGGTGCAGTTGGGTCTTAACCCACGTAACGTGTACTCAGGGTAGGATGCGGGAAGACTCAGAATAATGGGGCGCTGGTCAGGCCCTGACAGGTTACGATAGGTTAACCTGATGCCACGAATATGTGGTCGTGTTTCAATGAATCTGTGCAAGTCGAGAAGGATAGACGTTGAGGTCACCTGCCGTGAGCTAATGGCGTCAAGTTTGACTGGCACTACAGGGGACACACCTTCTGTCACTGAAGGTTTTGGCAGCTCAGGAACTTCATCCACATTTTCACAGTAAAGGCCAGAAGTTCCTGAGGCACAAAGACAGCTGAGTTGACCCAGTGGGTCAAAATTACAGGTGCCTCCATTGAGACAGATGTTTGATGGGCAAATGTGTTGGTCGTATTGCTCACTGGTGGAGCTAGGTGAGACTGGAGGCTCTGATAGAAGGGGGAAGATTTCTGTTCTTAAGGAGACCGTTTCCTCGCTGGGGGATCGAGGAGGAGGAATCGCATTAGTGTGGGTGGTTTCAGGAGATGTAGTGGGCATCTCAGGAGCAGGAGTGCTGCCAAAGGGAAAGCCAATCATCTCTGTCGTTGTGGTAGGTGGGCATCCAAAATCTTTATGATCGAGCCCTGAAAGCATCTTTCCAGCATTAACTAGAGGGAAATGGCATCTCGTCTCCTCAGTTCTTCCAACAGTGATGCCCCGCTCTCTTATCCACACAGGGAACCAGGCTAATGGACACAAACAGTTGAATGGGTTCTCAGCTGCTGTCAAGTGCATCAACCTAGGGAAGGCCTGGAAAAAATTCTGAGAGAATCCCTGGAGATTAAGTGAACTGAGATCCAGCTCTTGAAGTCCAGTCAGTTTATGGAAGTCTTCCACCTTGAGCTCCCCCAGTGGATTGCCTGCCAGGCTAAGCTTGGTTAGCCCCTTAAGAGAGTTCTGCATTAGGGCCAGCGGCACCTCAGACAGCTGATTCATAGAGATGTCAAGGTCATGGAGATTTCTTAGAGAGGCAATGAGAGCATCATCCAGAGAGGTAAGCCCCAAGGAGGTCAGTTTGAGGGCCTCCAGGTGTGGAGTATTGAGATCTGAGGGTCCTAGAGATGGGAGGGTGTTGTAGCTGAGGTCTAGAAGCAGAAGTCTAGGAAACTGAAGGGAGGGCAAGGAGGAGAGTTGATTACCTTGGAGCTTGAGTTCTAGCAGCATCTCTAAACCATCAAAAGCTCCCACATGGATGATCTGTATGCGATTTGCATGAAGATAGAGCCTCTCCAACTGGACCAGCCCCGAAAAACTATCTTTTGAAATGTGAGTGATGTGGTTAGAGGAGAGGTCCAAGTTCTTGAGCTTTGAAAGCATCTCAAACACACCATCTGGAATCTCTGCCAGCTCATTTTGGCTCAGATCTAGCATCTCCAACTCCCCCAGGTCTTTGAAGTCATCTTGGGACAAAGTGTGTATGCCGTTTTTGAAGATGTAGAGGtgttgggtggtggtggggacaCGGGGCACAGTGCTGGACTGTCGATTACTGCAAAATATGGAGTCCTTGAGCTGGCAGGTACAGTCCACCGGACAGCCTGAAGCCGACACCAGACCAGACGAGAGCAACAGAAGCAGGACATGAGCTAACATGCTGATGTCAGGCCTGGATCCCTGGatggaaaaaagagagagggaaaatgGGTTAGTTACCACTCATCCTAATGTGAGCTGAAAATATATATGACAGTTTTATATAAAAAGTAACTGAGATATAGAAATACAAAACTTTTCTCCGTCCACGAGATGAAGCTCCTTTTGTTTGATAAATGCTTGTTTTGTTCAAAGCAAACTCTGCTTTCAAGCACACAACAGAGTAAAAGtgagcatttcctgttttccatCCTTAATGGGCAGGCCCACCCACTATGACCCTTCCTGGCATAAGTGAGAAACCTATTCGGTCTCTTGCCCGTGTTTATGACATGGTCTTCAGCCCGTGAAAGCCGGTCTGCAGCTAATGCAGCTGGACCCCCAGAGCCGCAcggctacacacaaacacatgtaagcAAAATACGCAGTGAGTCTGAAGGCACAACGTCTCCTCACATCATTAGTGGAATCATGTTACCAAAAACCCGGGCAgcttttgaatgtgtgtgtttaagtgggATGATGGAAATGGGCGACAAGCCGTCCATCAACACACAATCAGAACGGGCTCGTGTGCGCGTCCAAAGGCAGCTGTACGAAGGTGAAATGGAGCCAATGACCAGGTTTAGGTACCAAATTATGGTGGTGTTTCACTAAAGGCTGGCCAATAAAGTcaacaatcaaggcagacatTCCACCTTAGCTGGAAGTGATGGTTAGAGCATAAacaggaggagccactgtgacCTGACGTTAAAACTGTGAATGGGAAGTGCTCTTTGTTTTCAGTTCACACCACTCACTGACTCATAAATGGCAAAAGTGTTGGTGTGCGGTGAGCGAGGTCAGAActcgttagcgttagcgttccCCGCTGGCGTTTATAGAAGGCGACCTCAACAAACCGCGCTAATAAAGAAACGGCACCTCGACATAAAGCGTGAGGCTCCGAGCAGCTTGTTCCGACGTCTCCCTGGATCTGCCCCGACTTGTTGTAAACCACCTAATGATGTCAGATGATTACACACTCTTTGGATTTCTGAACCAATTATCAAATATAACTTGTTTCCACCTAATGTCTTGTTGGTAGAATGTCTCAGTTTGGGACAAAGGGTGAAAATCTGTACAGGTGCAAACAAGTCAGATGAACTAAAGAATGAATGATCACCGCTGTAACCAGCACCTCGACTGTAAACCTGCAGCCCGACTGATGACTCAGTTCTGCTGCTATGACAAGAATACGGCTGCCTTTGTTTGGAGCACGTTCCTGCTTCACATCGTGCATTAGGGCGCATGCTGTTGTGTGAGTCCAGTGTGTagaggacaggaggagctgcCTGTCATACCTGCTGCCAACGCAGAGGAATGGATGGAATACGATGAATGGAGTTGAGAAATGCGGCAGAAGAATATAGCTTGCTGTTAACAAGCTAAACCCCGTCATTTAATTCACCCAACGACCACAACTCATGGCTTTGCGACTCCAAACCTGTGTTAGAACATGCTCTGCAGGTCAAAGCCTCCGGCTGAGACGCATCGTAAAGCGTGCGGAGAGGTTGTTGACTCACAGACAGGTTTTTAGCGTGACTTCTGTTTGAGtaaagcagctccagctcttattttgaaacctATTCCTGAAGGTCTGGCCAGAGTCAAGCACTACATGCAGACAGATGATGAGCAGGAAGCCAAGCACAAGGGCTGCAGAACAGTTGGACCAGTTCTGCCTTCATTACAATCACAAAGCCCGTGTTGTTCTCCTAATGCTGCTAATTAAACGTGACAGTGAGCATTCTGCGGTTGGGACGCGGTGAATGCCCGGCTATTTGTCTGAGTGGAGATAAGTCTGCCTGATGAAAGCAAAACACTGCCGTCAAACAGACACGGAGCAGGTCaacaggcagagcagcacacacacagccttcacaccgacagacacacaaacagagcctgGAACACAGCTGGATCCTGTTACCCACAATCCTCTGCAACCACCTCTCACCGTGAGACGGAATGATGAGCCCACATAAACCTTTGTCCTGGGATGTGAAAgggtagagagagagggaacaagtgtgagcaggaaacacacGATGTGGCAGAAACAGTTTGTTAGTAGCCGACAACTGCTTTCACTCACCACACATCTGCTGTAAACAAGGACTGACTCCACTAAAACTGAGGTTttactctctgctgctcagaatagaaaacaaagcagacaccGACACCAGGAGGTGAAACCATCAAGGAGTTTAATGAACACAGATGAGGCCAAAATCAACTAATAAAGGTTTCCAGGAAGTCCACTTGAAGGAAATGGGGTGAAAGGGGATTTGGATGCATGGTTGGAGAGTGGGGGGGTGTCATAGAAGCTCGGTCTGCAGGGAGATGACTTCATTTCAGCAGAAGGGGGTGAGAGCTCGTACCTCCACTCCCACACAGTGGAGCATCCTGTTGCCTCACGCCCGGTGTCCAACCAGTCACTGCCTGAGCTGAATAAAAAGCTGTGACCGAGGCGTCGGGTCAACGTAACAGCTGTCAGGTGATCTACAGTAGGAGGACACTCAACAGGGGGTTATGTTTCCTTCATAAAAGGTTGAAAGAGGCGTTCATACTGGATACCTCACAATAACATGCAGTAGAGAAATGCCACAGTCTGAAGGAAAAAACTCCCTCACTCACTTTCATCCCATCAAACACCAGTTTAACCTTCCTAAACCTGGTTCCTCCCACTAAGCGAACATCTGGACGGAAGACGTTCATGTTATAATGAAAGCATCCAGCACTGGATCAGTGTCTACAGAGAAGTGACCAACAGCCACTAAACGCTGTTCGTTGGGACTcaggtgtgctgctgctgctatgctAACAATGCTAAAGGACATTTAGGTGCAGTGCTGCAACTTGCCAGAGCTTCTGTGGGTTTAAGGAACGTCTGTGCAGGATCCAGTTCCCAGAACAACGCTGGGACctgtttacagctgtgtgtggtATTAGCTGTGGGTGTTTGTGCGTGAACATCCGCACTCCTGAACCTTTTGGTGTTATTCACTTTAGTTATGAAAAACTGAACTTCAGTATTTTTTGACTGGTTCTGGATCTGCCACTGAAAAAGGTGAGAAAGAGGCCATGAATGTGAAAAGCCcgtgctcctccacctctcgcTGGCTCGGAGCCAGTTGCATGTCAGCAGTTGGAAGTGAAGAATGTCACCTGTGCTGAGCTCCTCACAGGTGTGTCAGCGCACGgctgcaacagaaacacaactttGCTGTTAGCGCCTTTTGTCTTGAGTGAGTCAGTGCCAGCGCACAGGACTCGGTGCCTTCTTTAAATTAGTGTTGCATAACAACTTTTTTCCCCATATGAATGAAATTCCAGAAGCAACAATAGCAAAGCGTTGAGCCTGACACAGTGAAGTGGAGTGTTATTAGTGGAGTGTTATTAGTCCCTCCTTTCCCTCTGAGACCCGTCGGTTCCTGCCGTCACTTGTCGCTGCCTTTATGAGCTGTTTACATCTGGAAGCTGCATCTCGCCCGAAGCCGAGGTATGAGAGCGGTTCCACGGCTTTATTACGCAATGACCCCCCAGCGCAGCACGCGTTGTAACAGTCTGTAGGCGCTCACATGCTCCACCTGCCCGTCCCTGTCAGCAGCTCACACCTGATGCTGACTGATGAGCACCGGCAGCGCTTTGGCCCGCCGTCAGTCACCGAGGGCGGCAGGATGCGGGTCGGGCCTGACTGCAGGGCAGCACACGCTTCCCCTCCGGTCCCAACAGGTCCAGACAGATACTGAACCACTTATCAGCGCCTTAACAAGCAGTGGGCCTAGTTCTGGCCCAGAATTGTCTCAACAGACACGTCAGTGAGTAAATGAGAAAGCTGCTCCTTTTTACTGGCACGTAAAATATTAAGCCCGTTGTTACATAGGTAACAAACTTATTCTCCATCCTCAAAGAAGTGGCTTAATCATAATCATAACCATGAAATGTTTCCAATCCAAACCCGACGAGACAAATGTGCGTCGTGTGCGGTTGTGGACATAAGTTACACAACAGTTCATTTTGCATTGAAGGAATGAGCTGTGACTCCTCGCTGCCGTCGAGCTGCACACGCGCTGCAGTGTTGGCGCGGCTTTGTTTAATCATGAGACTTCATTCAATTTGTAATGGATATTTAAAGTCACAGCAAAGAGGCCCGGAAAATCAGTGACAATACGCTCTGTTATCAACAATCACGCGTGTGCACATCATATTTGTGTAATTATGGCTTTACATGAACCTCAGTCCGTGTGTGACCCGACACGTCCACGTTCAAAccatctcctgctgctgcatcacctCATTAACCAGCGTTATGTCAGAGCGTGGGCAGATTTACTGCTGAGGCTTGTGTGGGACCTGGCAGCgtgagcacgcacgcacacacgcgcacatttGAATTATAATCAACAAATATATCTACAAAATTAACTTCAAGAAGTAGAAGAAGTAATGTAGTACAAACAGCGTTTTGTGACCACGTCTATGAAGTAAGATGTTATtctactctgtgtgtgtgtgtgtgtgtgtgtgtgtgtgtgtgtgtgtgtgtgtgtgtgtgtgtgtgtgatggatgttTACTTTGTCACTTATCTATTTGCTTAAACAGCTGACAGgtcctttaaaacaaacacacacacacgcaggcacacacactgGTTTCCATTGAAAGAGGAATCAATTAGTGCAAACTGAGCTGCGTGTTTGGTTCTGTTGAAGCCAGTGACCTCGGCTGGTTCATGACCCAGGAACAAAGGCTGCGTTTCATAATGGGATCACAAACCTCCAAGTTTGATTCTGTGGTGCTGTTCAGACCCATCCTGGTCTGAAGACCGTCGTGTAAAAAGCAGCCAGTTTCATCTGTGCCTCCACAATGAGTCGTGTTTAATGAACAGTGGAAATGCTGATGTTGTTGGGTTTGGacctgatgacacacacacacagaggaatcCACAAGCTCCTTTCAGAGGTTCTGAACGTTCACCTCAAACAGGAGACAACTTATTTAAAGCCGTCACATTCCCTGAGTTCTGCTGGGCAGAAGTTTGCCTTCAGGTGATTTAGTtgaaagggtcaaaggtcgtgtTTAGATCGGTGTCTTGCTCCtggtgtttgttttggtttgggtGCAGAGGTTTCTCAGCTGCCATTTCAGGTGCTTCACCTCTCGTCAACGTTGTGTCATTTCTGTGCAGACTTCAGCCTCAGTGTTCTCCGTGCTTTACTTCAACTCCGCGCTGCGTCGCTGCCGACCGGCCGCTGACACGCGACAAAAGCCCCGCGGTGGACGAGGACGGAGGAGACACACGGcgttgtgtttgtggttttatgGAGCGttcatgcacacgcacgcgcgcacacacttcCATTAGACCTGGCATCACAACCATCAACAGCTTCATGACCGGGAAGAGATTTCTTGAAGAGTCAGGTTCCAGTCACACGTGAGGTTGATTGCGTTCTCAGACGTTCTGCCTGATTTTACCGCTGAAGCAACAGCATGAACGAAACATGCACAACTTCTGTGAAATGTGAAGCATTTTCATGCACAGCCCAAAATCCACACAGGCGGTTTAGTGAACGTGTTTCTGCCTCGATAACAATGTCGGTTCAGTTTTAGCAGCAGCCTCCGGTTTAAACATGAAGCCATTTAGTGCATCAGTACAACTATGACATGTTACGGTGCAGAACCTCAGCCTTCCCTTTGTTCTTTTTGGGTTTTTAGGCATTCATCGGTGGATATGAAGGATGGGCCTGTGATCTGCACGTCCCCAAACCAAATGTAGCAGCTGCTTGCAGCGCGTACAGCGTGATCTACCAGACGCTGATCAGTGCGTTGCATGTAATGTTCACCGgctcccgctcctccctccactctccACTGCAGAGCCTTAAAAGTGGCTTTTGACTCTCATCTGTGAGCAACATGTCCACATTAACGACGCCGCAGACTCGCCCACAGCCGCAAGTTGCCAAGTTGGATTTACTGGGCACAGGACGCGTCAGGTTCCGAGTCAAGTGCAAACCAGTTCAGATTAAAGCgctgaacacacctgaggtCATCAGTAAGAGCTGGAAAACGTTTGACACCCCTGTTTAAACGCTCTGCAGCGAACGGGTCACAAAGCTGTTGGTCTCGTTCCTGAAAAGCTCACATTTTGTTCAATAGCAACCATGTGGAATGAATGACAATAATCTGTGCAACGACTTCAAAGTGTTCAGACTCATCATCAGCTGAaggcagttgttgttgtttttgtgaccgCTGCTTGTTCAGTGTAATTGTTCTCAGTTTTCAACACTTTTAATATTTGTCCTGTTTTACAGAGATGTGAGAGAAGTGAAGAAGCAGATATTCCATCATCAGCATCTCCGTTACTTGGAtacttacatacagtactactgtatGATTCAGGCCCTGTATGAAGCTTTCTACTTAGTATAATGCAACTCAGCGTTGGAGAAGTCTGACGTCtgtgacattaaaaaaacacctgcTTGAACCGGGACCTCAACCTGCTCTCGTAAGAAGCCACAGCTGAGGATATGTCACAAGCCCCAACTCGCCGGCTGGATCAGTTCCAGGCGTCCTCGCGCTCAGCTGAGCCCAGCGgtgaagcagagctcagcctgGACCCACGTCCGATTCGGGTCAGAACGTCCTGATTCAGGCCGTATCTCTGTGGCCTGCgtttcttctgctttgtcaGTTTCTGTATGTGGTGTGTGGCCCGACTGGTCTCCTCTGTGACCTCTTGACCCCCTAATCTCATGCCAGGTGCAGCGGGGGCTC encodes the following:
- the LOC114859120 gene encoding vasorin-like, coding for MLAHVLLLLLSSGLVSASGCPVDCTCQLKDSIFCSNRQSSTVPRVPTTTQHLYIFKNGIHTLSQDDFKDLGELEMLDLSQNELAEIPDGVFEMLSKLKNLDLSSNHITHISKDSFSGLVQLERLYLHANRIQIIHVGAFDGLEMLLELKLQGNQLSSLPSLQFPRLLLLDLSYNTLPSLGPSDLNTPHLEALKLTSLGLTSLDDALIASLRNLHDLDISMNQLSEVPLALMQNSLKGLTKLSLAGNPLGELKVEDFHKLTGLQELDLSSLNLQGFSQNFFQAFPRLMHLTAAENPFNCLCPLAWFPVWIRERGITVGRTEETRCHFPLVNAGKMLSGLDHKDFGCPPTTTTEMIGFPFGSTPAPEMPTTSPETTHTNAIPPPRSPSEETVSLRTEIFPLLSEPPVSPSSTSEQYDQHICPSNICLNGGTCNFDPLGQLSCLCASGTSGLYCENVDEVPELPKPSVTEGVSPVVPVKLDAISSRQVTSTSILLDLHRFIETRPHIRGIRLTYRNLSGPDQRPIILSLPASYPEYTLRGLRPNCTYSVCASPLGEKISSRSNSTVETLSCTEARTEGVLVTTSGPQIKPQSRLTDTIIPALAALALVLGLAVVAGMIICLRKRRQAMAGLELELGPSESDPMELEGIKACLENGGTCSLPSKQPEIDRCHSNPQLPPSMQQNGGLDYEVPLMQGHCQSNNNVAFIKPSYF